From the genome of bacterium, one region includes:
- a CDS encoding phosphoenolpyruvate carboxykinase (GTP), which translates to MTGNSAVAAWVAECEKLLKPDNVHWCDGSESERNKLTQLLLDRGEFQRLNEANWPNCFHYRSDPTDVARTEKVTYICSENESDAGPTNNYMSPAQAQAEILPRFAGAMKGRTMYVMPYVMGPVGSPYSKVGYQLTDSAYVVLNMFIMARVGKPAVDMLGNSTDFVKGMHSVGELKAETRAICHFPERNEIWSFGSGYGGNALLGKKCHALRIASAQARREGWLAEHMLILGLENPEGKVYYIAAAFPSACGKTNLAMVIPPNALKGWKTWTVGDDIAWMRYGTDGRLYAINPEAGFFGVAPGTSTKTNPNALKSASSNALFTNVGVDEDGNVWWEGLSSPPPAKLTDWMGRPWTPASPDKAAHPNSRFTAPAKQCPSISPHWEDPQGVPISAILFGGRRASLVPVVTESLSWNHGVLIGATMGSEATAAATDTKAGTIRHDPMAMLPFCGYHMGDYFQHWIEMGKKVANPPKIYGVNWFRQDESGKFLWPGFGDNVRILQWIVDRIEGKGGGVQTEIGFMPRPSDLNTDGLNASADDLAKVLTVDKAGWKQEVAGSREYFKIFGNRFPAALEEELVALEKRVG; encoded by the coding sequence ATGACTGGCAACTCCGCCGTCGCTGCATGGGTCGCTGAGTGCGAAAAGCTGCTCAAGCCCGACAACGTGCATTGGTGCGACGGCTCCGAATCCGAGCGTAACAAGCTCACACAACTGCTTTTGGATCGTGGCGAATTTCAGCGTCTGAACGAAGCGAATTGGCCGAATTGTTTTCACTATCGTTCCGACCCGACGGACGTTGCGCGGACCGAGAAGGTGACCTACATTTGCTCGGAGAACGAGTCTGATGCCGGTCCTACCAACAACTATATGTCGCCCGCGCAGGCGCAAGCGGAGATTCTGCCTCGTTTCGCCGGAGCCATGAAGGGCCGCACCATGTATGTGATGCCCTATGTCATGGGACCGGTCGGCAGCCCCTACAGCAAAGTGGGCTATCAGTTGACGGATTCGGCCTATGTTGTCTTGAACATGTTCATCATGGCCCGCGTGGGCAAGCCCGCCGTGGATATGCTCGGCAACTCCACGGATTTCGTGAAGGGCATGCATTCCGTTGGCGAGCTCAAGGCCGAGACTCGCGCCATTTGCCACTTCCCGGAACGCAACGAAATCTGGTCATTCGGCTCGGGCTACGGCGGCAACGCCCTGCTTGGCAAGAAGTGCCACGCGCTGCGCATCGCCTCGGCTCAGGCTCGCCGCGAAGGTTGGCTGGCCGAGCATATGCTGATCCTTGGGTTAGAAAACCCTGAAGGCAAAGTGTACTACATCGCGGCCGCTTTCCCGTCGGCCTGCGGCAAGACCAATCTTGCCATGGTCATTCCGCCTAACGCGCTGAAGGGCTGGAAGACTTGGACGGTCGGCGACGACATCGCTTGGATGCGCTACGGTACAGACGGTCGGCTGTATGCGATCAATCCGGAAGCCGGTTTCTTCGGTGTTGCCCCGGGTACGTCTACCAAGACCAATCCCAATGCTCTCAAATCCGCATCGTCGAACGCGTTGTTCACCAACGTCGGCGTGGATGAAGACGGCAATGTATGGTGGGAGGGCCTGTCGTCACCGCCGCCCGCTAAGCTGACCGACTGGATGGGCCGCCCCTGGACGCCCGCGAGTCCGGATAAGGCCGCACACCCGAATTCCCGCTTCACGGCCCCGGCGAAACAGTGTCCGTCCATATCGCCGCATTGGGAAGATCCCCAAGGCGTGCCGATATCCGCGATCCTCTTTGGTGGTCGGCGCGCCAGTTTGGTGCCGGTCGTTACCGAGTCCCTGTCGTGGAATCACGGCGTCTTGATCGGTGCGACCATGGGCAGCGAAGCCACCGCCGCAGCGACGGATACCAAGGCTGGAACAATACGCCATGACCCCATGGCCATGCTGCCATTCTGTGGCTATCATATGGGAGACTACTTCCAGCATTGGATCGAAATGGGGAAGAAGGTCGCCAATCCGCCGAAAATCTACGGCGTCAACTGGTTCCGTCAGGACGAGAGCGGCAAGTTCCTCTGGCCCGGTTTCGGCGACAATGTTCGCATTCTCCAGTGGATTGTGGACCGCATCGAAGGGAAGGGTGGAGGTGTCCAGACCGAAATCGGTTTCATGCCCCGTCCATCTGACCTAAACACCGATGGTTTGAACGCTTCCGCCGATGACCTTGCGAAAGTACTTACCGTCGACAAAGCGGGCTGGAAACAGGAAGTGGCTGGTTCTCGCGAGTACTTCAAGATCTTCGGAAACCGCTTCCCGGCGGCCTTGGAAGAAGAGCTTGTCGCCCTCGAAAAGCGCGTTGGCTAA
- a CDS encoding TonB-dependent receptor, whose protein sequence is MLFRLAGVALTALLQVGAAHAALLAGHVRDAVTHEGIGFCEVSIAALNRGVVAHADGEYHVPHLPIGEHLVRFSRIGYRTLERRITVAADDSTLFDVDLAPDDVQIGDVDILANSFDLKSDRTVVTGRNLQEQLATTVAGSLARQSGFGVRSMGPAPARPVSRGLGGPRLTVLEDGQATGDLSASSSDHAVAIDPLLAQSLDIVRGPAAYHYGSSVLGGVVNVERNALLRVEPHRASVQAQLQGEAATAGAGGSLAVSVPIRRLVFHGDGALRRAGDMRSAKGVLANTQSSSGTGSVGLSWIDRWGHAGVAYTLYETDYGLPGGFLGAHPQGVSVYLARQALQSRLAWHVPSGAVRDLEFEYSFTRVHQQEFESSGAVGVEFGLLTDQVRLDAHLHPVLGLHDARISCGGSLRDYETAAFSFTPDSRETEFFTTISASRHEHIGELTAALRSDWAAVSPDARDTSRVIGIINRRDFSGLSGALRIQRPLSKSFAAAFQLSRVYRTPQIEELFSEGPHLAAYSFEVGNPKLAHESGWGLEAQGHWSRGRIQASFAAFANRFEQFIYAVSTGRPSESRNDLEQYQYQSAQAAMFGSELTAQVDLGSGGDLSGQLSYVEGRILGHGHLPAIPPLTASLEYSRDVFDWRLAPRLVGALAQRNLGDFETATGAYLRADFGVSRYWMLPTGLTVLTVRADNLFDTVYLNHLSRVKTVVPEPGRSLTLTLSVQF, encoded by the coding sequence ATGTTGTTTCGACTTGCAGGAGTCGCGCTAACGGCGCTCCTGCAAGTCGGGGCGGCGCATGCGGCCTTGCTCGCGGGGCACGTTCGGGATGCGGTGACACACGAAGGGATCGGCTTTTGTGAAGTGTCAATCGCCGCGCTCAATCGAGGTGTTGTGGCCCACGCCGACGGCGAATACCACGTACCGCATCTGCCGATCGGCGAGCATCTCGTAAGATTCAGCCGTATCGGTTACCGCACGCTCGAACGGCGTATCACGGTCGCGGCCGACGACTCCACGCTCTTCGATGTTGATCTCGCACCCGATGACGTGCAGATTGGCGATGTGGATATCCTCGCCAATTCCTTTGACCTGAAGTCGGATCGAACGGTTGTCACGGGTCGGAATCTGCAAGAGCAGTTAGCGACGACTGTCGCCGGATCACTCGCTCGGCAATCCGGCTTCGGAGTTCGATCCATGGGCCCGGCCCCGGCGCGCCCGGTGTCCCGCGGATTGGGCGGACCCCGTTTAACGGTTCTTGAGGATGGACAGGCCACCGGAGATCTCTCCGCATCGTCAAGTGATCATGCCGTGGCCATTGACCCCTTGCTCGCGCAGTCGCTCGACATCGTGCGGGGACCTGCTGCGTATCACTATGGATCGAGCGTGCTCGGCGGAGTAGTCAACGTCGAACGCAATGCTCTGTTGCGAGTGGAGCCGCATCGAGCCTCCGTGCAAGCACAATTGCAAGGCGAAGCGGCGACGGCCGGCGCAGGCGGATCACTCGCGGTGTCCGTACCGATCCGACGCCTGGTGTTTCATGGCGACGGCGCGTTGCGGCGCGCTGGGGACATGCGCTCGGCAAAAGGCGTACTCGCCAACACCCAGTCTTCGTCGGGAACAGGATCCGTTGGGTTGAGTTGGATTGATCGCTGGGGCCATGCTGGTGTGGCATACACTCTGTACGAAACTGACTACGGTTTGCCCGGTGGCTTCCTCGGAGCACACCCGCAGGGTGTCTCGGTCTATCTTGCTCGCCAAGCGTTGCAGTCGCGACTGGCATGGCACGTTCCGTCAGGCGCTGTTCGTGATCTTGAGTTTGAATATTCGTTCACACGCGTACATCAGCAAGAGTTCGAATCGAGCGGCGCTGTTGGTGTTGAATTCGGCCTGCTGACCGATCAGGTCCGTCTCGATGCTCACCTGCATCCCGTGCTCGGCCTGCACGACGCCCGGATTTCCTGCGGCGGATCTTTACGCGACTACGAGACGGCCGCCTTCAGTTTCACTCCGGATAGTCGCGAGACCGAGTTCTTTACGACGATCAGTGCGTCACGCCATGAACATATCGGGGAGTTGACCGCCGCCTTGCGCAGTGACTGGGCAGCGGTTTCACCCGATGCTCGCGACACCAGCCGCGTCATCGGTATCATCAACCGGCGCGACTTCTCGGGATTGAGCGGGGCTCTGCGCATACAACGGCCACTTAGCAAGTCATTCGCCGCTGCGTTTCAACTGTCTCGCGTCTATCGAACACCGCAGATCGAGGAACTCTTCAGCGAGGGGCCGCATCTTGCGGCCTACTCATTTGAGGTCGGCAATCCAAAGCTCGCCCACGAATCCGGTTGGGGCCTGGAAGCTCAGGGTCACTGGTCACGGGGACGGATTCAAGCGTCTTTCGCAGCTTTTGCCAACCGCTTTGAACAGTTCATCTATGCTGTCTCTACGGGCCGTCCGAGCGAATCTCGAAATGACCTTGAGCAGTATCAGTACCAGTCCGCTCAGGCCGCGATGTTCGGCAGTGAATTGACCGCACAAGTTGATCTTGGTTCCGGGGGCGATCTGTCTGGCCAGTTGTCGTATGTTGAGGGCCGCATTCTCGGACACGGACACCTGCCGGCGATACCGCCGTTGACAGCGAGTCTTGAATACTCCCGTGATGTCTTCGATTGGCGATTGGCACCGCGTTTGGTAGGAGCGCTGGCGCAACGTAACTTGGGAGACTTTGAGACTGCAACGGGAGCGTATCTGCGAGCGGACTTTGGAGTCTCGCGTTACTGGATGTTGCCGACCGGTCTCACGGTCCTGACTGTTCGGGCCGACAATCTGTTCGATACCGTCTATCTCAATCACCTTTCCCGCGTGAAGACTGTCGTTCCCGAGCCGGGCCGAAGCTTAACCTTGACCCTATCGGTCCAGTTTTAG